A genome region from Streptomyces antimycoticus includes the following:
- a CDS encoding metallophosphoesterase family protein: MAREPLRLLRATAQRARTAAVSPIRRFRRPSQTSSRSPSPAASPDAAAFDPSALDPTARPRPLLRAAGLAAVTVLGAWIGLLVVGSVHISVGPMDTRMALRPSLTGGTKINVAPLGALELNSHHAPLRLDVDVDRLDPIRSQALVDHPERLSGLQDEVASDVTRGTLGLAVRSCVAVVFGATALGLAVYRRPRRALAAGGLALTLLTASGGAVYATWNPNSVLEPRYSGLLSSAPSVVGNARSIVSDFDVYQRELARLVTNVTQLYEATSTLPAYQPDPTTMRVLHISDVHLNPAAWHIVQSLVRQYKVSVIIDTGDTMDHGTAAENGFLDPVSDLGAPYVWVRGNHDSPSTQRYLAQRKGAHVVDNGQVINVAGLRIAGIGDPQFTPDRSSAAAGDAAEHSAGRRLAEAIRDRKATGAPVDIALAHNPIAARETDGTVPLALTGHVHHRRTEVLPGGTRLMTEGSTGGSGLRAVDDGTPDTVQASVLYLDRDTRRLQAWDEIDLGGLGLAKAEVSRHLPAENRPGATPTPTTP; encoded by the coding sequence ATGGCCCGCGAACCGCTCCGGCTGCTCCGTGCCACCGCCCAGCGCGCACGTACCGCGGCCGTCTCCCCCATTCGCCGCTTCCGCCGCCCCTCGCAGACCTCCTCCCGCTCCCCCTCTCCCGCCGCCTCCCCCGATGCCGCAGCGTTCGACCCCTCGGCACTCGACCCCACCGCGCGCCCCCGCCCCCTCCTCCGCGCCGCCGGGCTGGCCGCCGTGACCGTCCTCGGCGCCTGGATCGGACTGCTGGTGGTCGGCAGCGTCCATATCTCCGTGGGCCCCATGGACACCCGGATGGCGCTGCGGCCGTCCCTCACCGGCGGCACCAAGATCAACGTGGCCCCGCTCGGCGCGCTCGAGCTGAACAGCCACCACGCCCCGCTCCGCCTGGACGTGGATGTGGACCGGCTCGACCCCATACGGTCCCAGGCCCTCGTCGACCACCCCGAGCGGCTCTCCGGGCTGCAGGACGAGGTCGCCAGCGATGTCACCCGCGGCACCCTCGGCCTCGCGGTCCGCTCCTGCGTCGCCGTCGTCTTCGGCGCCACCGCGCTGGGCCTGGCGGTCTACCGCCGCCCGCGCCGGGCGCTGGCCGCCGGGGGGCTCGCGCTCACGCTGCTGACCGCCTCTGGGGGCGCCGTATACGCGACCTGGAACCCGAATTCCGTCCTGGAGCCGCGCTACTCCGGGCTGCTCTCCAGCGCCCCCTCGGTGGTCGGCAACGCGCGCAGCATCGTGAGCGATTTCGACGTATATCAGCGGGAGTTGGCCCGGCTGGTGACCAATGTCACCCAGCTCTACGAGGCGACCTCGACGCTCCCCGCGTATCAGCCCGATCCGACCACCATGCGGGTGCTGCACATCTCGGACGTCCATCTCAATCCGGCCGCGTGGCACATCGTGCAATCACTGGTGCGGCAGTACAAGGTCAGCGTGATCATCGACACCGGCGACACGATGGACCACGGCACCGCCGCCGAGAACGGCTTCCTGGACCCCGTCTCCGACCTCGGCGCCCCCTATGTCTGGGTGCGCGGCAACCACGACTCGCCGTCGACCCAGCGCTACCTCGCCCAGCGCAAGGGGGCGCATGTGGTGGACAACGGCCAGGTGATCAACGTCGCCGGGCTGCGGATCGCGGGCATCGGCGATCCGCAGTTCACCCCCGACCGTTCCAGCGCGGCCGCCGGTGACGCGGCCGAGCACAGCGCCGGGCGGCGGCTGGCCGAGGCGATCCGGGACCGCAAGGCCACCGGCGCGCCGGTCGACATCGCCCTCGCCCACAATCCGATCGCCGCCCGGGAGACCGACGGCACGGTGCCGCTCGCCCTCACCGGCCATGTCCATCACCGCCGTACGGAGGTGCTCCCCGGCGGCACCCGGCTGATGACGGAGGGGTCGACGGGCGGCAGCGGGCTACGCGCGGTGGACGACGGCACACCGGACACGGTGCAGGCTTCGGTCCTCTATCTGGACCGGGACACGCGACGGCTCCAGGCGTGGGACGAGATCGATCTGGGCGGTCTGGGTCTGGCGAAGGCCGAGGTCAGCCGTCATCTGCCCGCCGAGAACCGCCCGGGGGCGACGCCGACGCCCACCACTCCGTAA
- a CDS encoding metallopeptidase family protein, translated as MLEMTREEFEELVAEALDRIPPELTRLMDNVAVFVEDEPPAEDPELLGLYEGTPLTDRGEWYAGVLPDRITVYRGPTLRMSETREDVVQETEVTVVHEIAHHFGIDDARLHALGYG; from the coding sequence GTGCTGGAGATGACGCGCGAGGAGTTCGAGGAACTGGTCGCCGAGGCGCTGGACCGGATTCCGCCGGAGCTGACACGGCTCATGGACAACGTCGCCGTGTTCGTGGAGGACGAGCCGCCGGCGGAGGATCCCGAGCTGCTCGGGCTCTACGAGGGGACGCCGCTCACCGACCGGGGTGAGTGGTACGCGGGCGTCCTGCCGGACCGGATCACGGTCTACCGGGGTCCGACGCTGCGGATGAGCGAGACGCGGGAGGACGTCGTCCAGGAGACCGAGGTGACCGTGGTCCATGAGATCGCGCACCACTTCGGGATCGACGACGCCCGGCTGCACGCGCTCGGCTACGGCTGA
- a CDS encoding DEAD/DEAH box helicase gives MSVSTDHAVMPAVDEPNELTAPAEPFEQEQRDEQAEQAATEAPETPKAPDITFADLGLPEQIVRKLAQNGVTTPFPIQAATIPDAMAGKDILGRGRTGSGKTLSFGLPLLTTLAGGHTEKKRPRGLILTPTRELAMQVSDALQPYGDVLGLKLKVVCGGTSMGNQIYALERGVDILVATPGRLRDIIDRGAASLDKVQVAVLDEADQMADMGFLPEVTEILDLVPQGGQRLLFSATLENEIDSLVKRYLVDPVTHEVDSAQGAVTTMTHHVLVVKPKDKAPVTAAIAARKGRTIIFVRTQLGCDRVAEQLCDAGVRADALHGGMTQGARTRTLADFKDGYVNVLVATDVAARGIHVDGIDLVLNVDPAGDHKDYLHRSGRTARAGQSGTVVSLALPHQRRQIFRLMEDAGVDASRHIVGGGGAFDEDVAQITGARSLTEVQAEAASNAAKQAEREVQDLSRELERVQRRAAELREEADRLSARAARERGETVAPAEPAAEAGAEAVAAAAVTLPAQRTAEPATVPAVKSADAADGAGDDEAPRRSSYDRRDNDRGGRSFDRRDNDRGFNRDRRDDRRDDRPFNRDRRDNDRGGRSFDRRDNDRGFNRDRRDDRRDDRRDDRGGDRPFNRDRRDNDRGGRSFDRRDNNDRDRGGFNRDRRDDRGNFGRRDDRGGRPYERRDDRGGFSRDRRENDRGGRSFERRDHNHRGGDRPFNRDRRDDRPARRDDHRGGSTGGRSYERSGGSSFDRRADKPRWKRNG, from the coding sequence ATGTCCGTTTCCACTGATCACGCCGTCATGCCCGCTGTCGATGAGCCGAACGAGCTGACCGCTCCGGCCGAGCCGTTCGAGCAGGAGCAGCGCGACGAGCAGGCTGAGCAAGCCGCCACGGAAGCCCCCGAGACCCCTAAGGCGCCCGACATCACTTTCGCCGACCTCGGCCTCCCCGAACAGATCGTCCGCAAGCTGGCGCAGAACGGCGTGACGACGCCCTTCCCGATCCAGGCCGCGACCATCCCCGACGCCATGGCCGGGAAGGACATCCTCGGCCGCGGCCGTACCGGCTCCGGCAAGACCCTCTCGTTCGGTCTTCCGCTGCTGACCACGCTGGCCGGCGGACACACCGAGAAGAAGCGGCCCCGGGGCCTCATCCTGACCCCGACCCGCGAGCTGGCGATGCAGGTGAGTGACGCGCTGCAGCCTTACGGCGATGTCCTCGGCCTCAAGCTCAAGGTCGTCTGCGGCGGCACCTCGATGGGCAATCAGATCTACGCGCTGGAGCGCGGTGTCGACATCCTCGTCGCCACCCCGGGCCGACTGCGCGACATCATCGACCGCGGCGCCGCGTCCCTCGACAAGGTCCAGGTCGCCGTCCTCGACGAGGCCGACCAGATGGCCGACATGGGCTTCCTGCCCGAGGTCACCGAGATCCTGGACCTGGTGCCGCAGGGCGGCCAGCGGCTGCTGTTCTCCGCGACGCTGGAGAACGAGATCGACAGCCTGGTCAAGCGCTACCTGGTCGACCCGGTCACCCACGAGGTCGACTCGGCACAGGGTGCGGTCACCACGATGACCCACCACGTGCTCGTGGTGAAGCCGAAGGACAAGGCGCCGGTCACCGCCGCCATCGCGGCGCGCAAGGGCCGCACCATCATCTTCGTGCGGACCCAGCTGGGCTGCGACCGCGTCGCCGAGCAGCTGTGCGACGCGGGCGTGCGCGCCGACGCGCTGCACGGCGGCATGACGCAGGGCGCCCGTACCCGCACGCTGGCCGACTTCAAGGACGGGTACGTCAACGTGCTCGTCGCCACGGACGTCGCCGCGCGCGGTATCCACGTCGACGGCATCGACCTGGTGCTGAACGTGGACCCGGCCGGCGACCACAAGGACTATCTGCACCGCTCCGGCCGTACGGCCCGGGCGGGCCAGAGCGGCACCGTGGTCTCGCTGGCCCTGCCGCACCAGCGCCGCCAGATCTTCCGGCTGATGGAGGACGCGGGCGTCGACGCCTCCCGTCACATCGTCGGCGGCGGCGGTGCGTTCGACGAGGACGTGGCCCAGATCACCGGCGCGCGTTCGCTCACCGAGGTGCAGGCGGAGGCGGCCTCGAACGCGGCCAAGCAGGCCGAGCGCGAGGTGCAGGACCTCAGCCGGGAGCTGGAGCGGGTGCAGCGGCGCGCGGCCGAGCTCCGCGAGGAGGCCGACCGGTTGTCCGCGCGGGCGGCGCGTGAGCGCGGCGAGACCGTGGCACCGGCGGAGCCCGCGGCCGAGGCCGGGGCGGAGGCGGTGGCCGCGGCCGCTGTGACGCTGCCGGCGCAGCGTACGGCGGAGCCCGCGACCGTGCCCGCGGTGAAGTCCGCGGACGCCGCCGACGGCGCGGGTGACGACGAGGCGCCGCGCCGCTCCTCGTACGACCGTCGGGACAACGACCGGGGTGGCCGTTCCTTCGACCGCCGGGACAACGACCGCGGCTTCAACCGGGACCGCCGGGATGACCGTCGCGACGACCGCCCGTTCAACCGCGACCGTCGGGACAACGACCGGGGCGGTCGCTCCTTCGACCGCCGGGACAACGACCGCGGCTTCAACCGGGACCGCCGGGATGACCGTCGCGACGACCGCCGTGACGACCGTGGCGGGGACCGCCCGTTCAACCGCGACCGTCGGGACAACGACCGGGGTGGCCGTTCCTTCGACCGCCGGGACAACAACGACCGCGACCGTGGCGGCTTCAACCGCGACCGCCGCGACGACCGTGGCAACTTCGGGCGGCGTGACGACCGTGGCGGCCGTCCGTACGAGCGCCGTGACGACCGAGGCGGCTTCAGCCGTGACCGCCGGGAGAACGACCGGGGTGGCCGTTCCTTCGAGCGCCGCGACCACAACCACCGTGGCGGGGACCGCCCGTTCAACCGCGACCGTCGCGACGACCGCCCGGCCCGCCGTGACGACCACCGGGGCGGCTCCACCGGCGGCCGTTCGTACGAGCGCTCCGGCGGCTCGTCCTTCGACCGGCGCGCCGACAAGCCGCGCTGGAAGCGCAACGGCTGA
- a CDS encoding right-handed parallel beta-helix repeat-containing protein produces MRLATTIRGLIPVMALAVSAWAVSAPASAEGKGGGGGAGEKAAPVPCGDVAALITAVSEANSSPSGGSVSLATGCVYTLGAAAYTGGPNGPDGLPLITRDVTISGTQATIRRSAAAGDFRLAEIAPGGSLTVNGVTFSGGRATSGAGTDGGGIFDAGSLRLINATVTGNTASNVGGGIEVAPGGSAVLSATDVTHNSAGDGGGIHVNTSATLSVSGGNISDNTASSSGGGVSNFGTTLLGAVTVARNRTTNFEGGGISTAAGDLTINGSRVAENTAGSFGGGIANLGSTLRVQSTVVSGNIATLNGGGLFNHAGTAQLIGDTVTGNTANGGQGGGIFVDGGSVALTVTTVSGNNPNNCVPALTGCSA; encoded by the coding sequence GTGCGACTCGCGACAACGATCCGGGGATTGATCCCCGTCATGGCGCTGGCGGTATCGGCATGGGCGGTCTCCGCTCCGGCGTCCGCCGAAGGGAAGGGAGGCGGCGGAGGGGCAGGCGAGAAGGCGGCCCCGGTGCCCTGCGGGGACGTGGCGGCGCTGATCACCGCGGTGAGCGAGGCCAACAGCTCGCCATCGGGCGGCTCCGTCTCCCTGGCCACGGGGTGTGTGTACACGCTGGGCGCCGCGGCGTACACCGGCGGCCCCAACGGCCCCGACGGGCTGCCGCTCATCACCCGTGACGTGACCATCAGCGGGACCCAAGCGACCATCAGACGCAGTGCGGCGGCGGGCGACTTCCGGCTCGCGGAGATCGCGCCCGGTGGAAGCCTTACGGTCAACGGCGTGACCTTCTCGGGCGGCCGGGCGACCTCGGGGGCGGGCACCGACGGCGGTGGCATCTTCGACGCGGGCTCACTGAGGCTGATCAACGCCACGGTCACGGGCAACACCGCGAGCAACGTCGGCGGTGGCATCGAGGTCGCCCCGGGCGGTTCAGCGGTGCTTTCGGCCACGGATGTGACGCACAATTCCGCGGGGGACGGCGGCGGCATCCACGTCAATACGTCGGCCACCCTCAGCGTCTCGGGCGGCAACATTTCCGACAACACCGCGTCCAGCTCGGGCGGCGGCGTCAGCAACTTCGGAACGACGCTGTTGGGCGCCGTCACGGTCGCGCGGAACAGGACCACCAACTTCGAGGGCGGCGGTATCTCCACCGCGGCCGGAGATCTCACGATCAACGGCAGCCGGGTCGCCGAGAACACCGCCGGCAGTTTCGGTGGCGGTATCGCCAATCTCGGATCCACGCTGCGAGTACAGTCCACCGTGGTGTCCGGCAATATCGCCACACTGAACGGCGGCGGACTTTTCAATCACGCCGGTACAGCACAATTGATCGGCGACACTGTCACCGGTAATACGGCCAATGGCGGCCAGGGCGGTGGAATCTTCGTCGACGGCGGTTCGGTGGCGCTCACCGTGACCACGGTCTCCGGAAACAACCCGAACAACTGCGTGCCGGCTCTCACGGGGTGCAGCGCGTAG
- a CDS encoding DUF6227 family protein: protein MGHSRADGTPAELMDGLLARAQNGFEIGEAVLAQARSALMHQSELRSCRQCNERCGQLGYSTYRHVFLLPDGSSLLLWELEHNTGEGGRPLYELYADEDALTLAERRVHDRLGGARWEELDGLPLWLPDQLLHTAEPLESSRAYVADNSADHARRVLRRAENPDRPGEETERLLTTAFAHDIALAPKPRRRSGGPDATWCRFYEHAFLLAGGDEVVLWELEHNLTRDGRLVCEVYLGGARGGPPRPRARCGPLILRQ from the coding sequence ATGGGGCACTCACGAGCGGACGGGACCCCGGCCGAGCTGATGGACGGGCTGCTCGCCCGTGCGCAGAACGGCTTCGAGATCGGCGAGGCGGTGCTGGCCCAGGCGCGGAGCGCCTTGATGCACCAGTCCGAGCTGCGGTCCTGTCGGCAGTGCAATGAGCGGTGCGGCCAGCTTGGCTACAGCACTTACCGGCATGTCTTCCTGCTCCCCGACGGCAGCAGCCTGCTGCTGTGGGAACTGGAGCACAACACCGGCGAGGGCGGCCGCCCGCTGTACGAGCTCTACGCGGACGAGGACGCCCTGACGCTGGCCGAGCGCCGCGTCCATGATCGCCTCGGCGGCGCCCGCTGGGAGGAGCTCGACGGGTTACCGCTGTGGCTGCCGGACCAGCTGCTGCACACGGCCGAGCCCCTGGAGAGCTCCCGTGCGTATGTGGCCGACAATTCGGCCGACCACGCCCGTCGTGTCCTGCGCCGCGCGGAGAACCCGGACCGCCCGGGCGAGGAGACCGAGCGGCTGCTGACGACCGCGTTCGCCCATGACATCGCCCTCGCGCCCAAGCCCCGGCGCCGCTCCGGCGGTCCCGACGCGACCTGGTGCCGGTTCTATGAGCACGCCTTCCTGCTCGCCGGAGGGGACGAGGTCGTGCTGTGGGAGCTGGAGCACAACCTCACCCGGGACGGACGGCTGGTGTGCGAGGTGTATCTCGGCGGAGCTCGCGGCGGACCGCCACGCCCGCGCGCTCGGTGTGGACCTCTGATCCTCCGACAGTAG
- a CDS encoding M23 family metallopeptidase → MASNRSALDEAPYRTRGGGLGTATAYGPGFDAGAGMSSGDGHFAPDDRYPDADGDAFEGPGAGFETEPWEEWNPTEESIAPVRGRHRVAKQRGGTMARSGAVLGVGVIAAVGAGGMASAKDRPKPPISMPDLGHVADEVKASLPAAKDLPGIGSWMSDDSSSDSQTAAAPLSQAGLTSEDEQRGTTDAGEALRARILQQAENQQNAADEDSRTAAAKAAAEKASDQAAEVAAQRKAKAEAEKKAAEQRAKEAAEKKAAAERQARLAAAYTLPVGSYTLTASFGQAGDIWSADHTGQDFAAPTGTPAKAVHGGTITQAGWAGSYGYRIVLTLSDGTEVWYCHLSSMVVTSGKVTTGDVIGRVGATGNVTGPHLHLEVRPGGGSPIDPMPWLRQHGMNP, encoded by the coding sequence GTGGCGTCCAACAGGTCTGCCCTGGACGAGGCCCCGTATCGCACACGGGGAGGCGGTTTGGGGACCGCCACCGCCTACGGCCCCGGCTTTGACGCCGGCGCCGGGATGAGTTCCGGGGACGGCCACTTCGCCCCCGACGATCGGTACCCGGATGCGGATGGGGACGCGTTCGAGGGCCCGGGTGCCGGATTCGAGACCGAGCCCTGGGAGGAGTGGAACCCCACCGAGGAGTCCATCGCTCCCGTACGCGGCCGGCACCGCGTGGCCAAGCAGCGCGGCGGGACCATGGCGCGCAGCGGCGCCGTCCTCGGGGTCGGTGTGATCGCGGCGGTCGGTGCGGGCGGTATGGCCAGCGCCAAGGACCGTCCCAAGCCGCCCATTTCCATGCCGGACCTCGGGCATGTCGCCGATGAGGTCAAGGCCAGCCTGCCCGCCGCCAAGGACCTGCCGGGCATCGGCTCCTGGATGTCGGACGACAGCAGCAGCGACTCGCAGACGGCCGCCGCCCCGCTCTCCCAGGCCGGCCTGACCAGCGAGGACGAGCAGCGCGGCACCACCGACGCGGGCGAGGCGCTCCGCGCCCGCATCCTCCAGCAGGCCGAGAACCAGCAGAACGCGGCGGACGAGGACAGCCGCACCGCCGCGGCGAAGGCCGCCGCGGAGAAGGCATCCGACCAGGCCGCGGAGGTGGCCGCCCAGCGGAAGGCCAAGGCCGAGGCGGAGAAGAAGGCCGCCGAGCAGCGGGCGAAGGAGGCGGCCGAGAAGAAGGCCGCGGCCGAGCGCCAGGCCAGGCTCGCCGCCGCGTACACCCTCCCCGTCGGCTCGTACACCCTGACCGCGAGCTTCGGCCAGGCGGGCGACATATGGTCGGCCGACCACACCGGCCAGGACTTCGCAGCCCCGACCGGCACCCCGGCCAAGGCGGTGCACGGCGGCACCATCACCCAGGCCGGCTGGGCCGGTTCGTACGGCTACCGCATCGTGCTGACCCTCAGCGACGGCACCGAGGTCTGGTACTGCCACCTGTCCTCGATGGTCGTCACCTCGGGCAAGGTGACGACGGGCGACGTCATCGGCCGCGTCGGCGCCACCGGCAATGTGACCGGCCCGCACCTCCACCTCGAGGTCCGGCCGGGCGGCGGCTCGCCGATCGACCCGATGCCCTGGCTGCGCCAGCACGGAATGAACCCCTGA
- a CDS encoding very short patch repair endonuclease yields MRVAHPSSPGVSARMSRQTNVDTSAERAVRQLLHASGYRYRIHYPVPGMRRRKIDIAFTGVKLAVLIDGCFWHGCPEHATSPKANAEWWRKKLDRNIERDQETNAQLLAEGWTVLRFWEHESPHAVMRQVAAAVDREKADRRKRRR; encoded by the coding sequence ATGCGTGTAGCCCACCCCTCCAGCCCCGGCGTCTCGGCCCGGATGAGTCGGCAGACCAATGTGGACACCAGTGCCGAACGGGCGGTGCGGCAACTGCTCCATGCCTCCGGATACCGCTACCGGATCCACTACCCGGTGCCGGGCATGCGCAGGCGGAAGATCGACATCGCGTTCACGGGTGTCAAGTTGGCCGTCCTCATCGACGGCTGCTTCTGGCACGGTTGCCCGGAGCACGCCACCAGTCCCAAGGCGAACGCGGAGTGGTGGCGCAAGAAGCTCGATCGCAATATCGAGCGGGATCAGGAGACGAACGCGCAGTTGCTGGCCGAAGGTTGGACGGTCCTGCGCTTCTGGGAGCACGAGTCACCGCACGCCGTCATGCGTCAGGTGGCCGCAGCTGTCGACCGGGAAAAGGCCGACAGACGGAAACGACGGCGATAG
- a CDS encoding DNA cytosine methyltransferase, with protein sequence MSELRFIDVCAGAGGLALGLEHAGFEPVLLLDEKPVVCDTLRMNRPAWQVLEADLLEFAPSRHQEIYDVDLLSAGLPRVRSSATVARTETEAELRLLEATVYLAHAVQPRALLIENVPGLVNAPDFEPIRDFIREELDHLGYGFRWFVLNAADFGVPQERKQGVLVAFKKQYFDAFLPPEPTVREHLSVGRALHRSMAVRGWRDADQWAAQATGVAPTLVGGSDRRGGADLGPTGTKKAWARMGVDGGTVADDVPGPDFVWAPETGRQGMVRITTRQAALLQGFPSDWGFVGKKTARYRQIGHASPPPVGKALGLTIAAALGESPASVAGYTSTP encoded by the coding sequence ATGAGCGAACTACGATTCATCGATGTGTGTGCGGGAGCGGGTGGGCTGGCCTTGGGGCTGGAACACGCCGGCTTCGAACCTGTACTGCTCCTGGACGAGAAGCCGGTGGTCTGCGACACACTGCGCATGAACCGACCGGCCTGGCAGGTTCTGGAGGCGGACCTGCTGGAATTCGCCCCTTCGCGGCACCAGGAGATCTACGACGTCGATCTGCTGTCGGCCGGGTTGCCCCGCGTCAGGTCCAGTGCGACCGTCGCGCGGACCGAGACCGAGGCCGAGCTGCGCTTACTGGAGGCAACTGTCTATCTGGCGCACGCCGTCCAGCCCCGGGCCCTGCTCATCGAGAACGTCCCCGGACTGGTGAACGCGCCCGACTTCGAGCCGATACGCGACTTCATCCGCGAAGAGCTCGATCACCTCGGCTATGGATTTCGATGGTTCGTCCTGAACGCGGCCGATTTCGGGGTCCCGCAGGAGCGGAAGCAAGGGGTGCTCGTCGCGTTCAAGAAGCAGTACTTCGACGCGTTCCTTCCACCCGAGCCGACCGTGCGCGAGCATCTGTCCGTCGGACGAGCTCTGCACCGTTCGATGGCCGTGCGCGGTTGGCGGGACGCCGATCAGTGGGCGGCTCAGGCTACCGGCGTGGCCCCGACCCTGGTGGGTGGGTCGGACAGGCGGGGAGGCGCGGATCTGGGACCGACGGGGACGAAGAAGGCCTGGGCGCGGATGGGCGTCGATGGCGGCACTGTGGCCGACGACGTGCCCGGCCCTGACTTCGTCTGGGCTCCTGAGACGGGGCGTCAGGGGATGGTCAGGATCACGACCCGACAGGCCGCGCTCCTGCAGGGTTTCCCGTCCGATTGGGGATTCGTCGGGAAGAAGACGGCCCGCTATCGCCAGATCGGGCACGCCTCACCGCCGCCGGTGGGCAAGGCGCTGGGCCTGACGATCGCAGCCGCACTGGGGGAGTCTCCGGCCTCCGTCGCCGGCTACACTTCAACCCCATGA
- a CDS encoding DUF6339 family protein — protein MTFRPEYLPERLALISDIQAAEYISAGLLEGREDVPSIALNKAAEALPDDDGRLRLDRVRDLIDDAMTTFRDERPTAADAWLAPRLHETLRLTRREAAEKGFWTFIALGVAPDYVVWRHLSEPKADDARGRVARDRFVGPHSKQTFARLWWAAELFRDGPDYRPAVVACGNQDMLNSALRLDVIDHRPTALALVKLMERGTVRTGREVNALTSAVNAAAATLMYDVVAPDVERDGEALRDWIAGAGSALPSPRNHLPEGPEEERASREAVEKLVDHFAELFADAQVRGRTSGEGE, from the coding sequence GTGACTTTCCGCCCCGAGTACCTGCCGGAACGGCTTGCTCTGATCTCCGACATCCAGGCCGCCGAGTACATCTCCGCAGGGCTGCTGGAGGGGCGCGAGGACGTTCCTTCCATCGCACTGAACAAGGCTGCCGAGGCGTTGCCCGACGACGATGGGCGGCTGCGACTGGACCGGGTGCGCGACCTGATCGACGACGCCATGACCACGTTCCGGGACGAGCGCCCCACAGCGGCGGATGCGTGGCTGGCGCCGCGGCTGCACGAGACTCTTCGGTTGACTCGCCGGGAAGCGGCCGAGAAGGGATTTTGGACGTTCATAGCCCTTGGAGTGGCTCCGGACTACGTCGTCTGGCGTCACCTGTCAGAACCGAAGGCGGACGATGCGCGCGGCCGTGTGGCGCGCGACAGGTTCGTCGGCCCGCACTCCAAGCAGACGTTCGCCCGACTCTGGTGGGCCGCCGAACTCTTCCGCGACGGCCCGGACTACCGGCCCGCCGTCGTGGCCTGCGGCAATCAGGACATGCTCAACTCCGCCCTGCGACTGGATGTCATCGATCACCGCCCGACCGCTCTGGCCCTTGTCAAGCTGATGGAGCGAGGGACCGTGCGCACCGGCCGGGAGGTGAACGCCCTCACGTCCGCGGTCAACGCCGCCGCTGCGACGCTGATGTACGACGTCGTCGCTCCGGACGTGGAACGTGACGGGGAGGCGCTGCGCGACTGGATCGCGGGGGCCGGGTCGGCTCTCCCGTCGCCACGGAACCACCTGCCCGAGGGCCCGGAGGAGGAACGGGCCTCCCGGGAGGCGGTGGAGAAACTGGTCGACCACTTCGCGGAACTGTTCGCGGATGCGCAGGTCAGGGGGCGGACTTCCGGGGAGGGCGAGTGA